The DNA sequence CCTGTCGGGCAGCCTGTTCGGGACGGTGTCGTCCAGCCCGTGGGCGCGACTGGTCGTCGGCAACCTGCTGCTGGTGTTCGGGCTCGCGATGATCGGCACCGTCCCCGTCAGCGCTCCGGCCCGGATCCTCGCCTGGGCCGGCGGCTTGAGCGGCGGCTCCTATCCCGCGGTCTTCCTGATGGGAGCCACGAGCGGAATCGTCGCGGCCCCATGCGGTGCGCCCGCCTTCGCGGCCGTGCTCACCTGGGTGGCGGCGACGCGAAGCGGACTCCTGGGCTTCGCCTACCTGTTCGTGTTCGCGCTCGGAATGACGGCGATTCTGATCGCGGCGGGCCTGTTCTCGGGAACGCTCCGGGCGCTGCCGCGTTCCGGACGCTGGCTGGAGTGGATCAAGCGGGGGGCCGGCGTGGTATTGCTGGTGATGGCGGAATACTACTTCGTGCTCGCGGGCCAGGTATGGTGAGGCCCCCCCTGTGGGCAGCGCTCGCCGTCGCCATCGGAGCCCCGATGGTGGCGAGCCCGGCCGCCCTGCGAGCGCAGGACGACCAGGTCGGCCTCGCCGTCGGCTCCCCCGCTCCCGCGGCCGTCGTACAGGACCTCGACGGGCGGGC is a window from the Gemmatimonadales bacterium genome containing:
- a CDS encoding cytochrome c biogenesis protein CcdA, giving the protein MPHDIALAIGIGPMLREHPLAALGALFVAGIATSFTPCIYPMIPITVGIIGGGAAGRDRLRTAGLTLTYALGVALLYAALGLVAGLSGSLFGTVSSSPWARLVVGNLLLVFGLAMIGTVPVSAPARILAWAGGLSGGSYPAVFLMGATSGIVAAPCGAPAFAAVLTWVAATRSGLLGFAYLFVFALGMTAILIAAGLFSGTLRALPRSGRWLEWIKRGAGVVLLVMAEYYFVLAGQVW